From a region of the Narcine bancroftii isolate sNarBan1 chromosome 5, sNarBan1.hap1, whole genome shotgun sequence genome:
- the LOC138764770 gene encoding zinc finger protein 696-like isoform X1: protein MGAVGSSCALPPDIKTEWMQGLWQPSMGSPCQESRQVLEGRKEEVEEEEEEEEELGAGKLYICSGCGLAFGDLSQQRSHRCTIAAHFRYLCQAASVPFLPPAPLPPPPPPPPPLSASRLPAHTSKPYPRGTPPFPFLCLSAGGFPRPATPPTLPTTSSSSSSSSSSSAVLTPAAPCSRPPLPTGKLYPCGACGRIFGRSSNLARHRRSHTGAQPYQCTDCGKRFNYPSELETHQRVHTGERPFTCAVCGKGFTQSSNLLTHQRVHTGERPFTCALCGKGFTCSSKLLTHHRVHTDERPYPCPDCHKGFKSPKELMMHQRIHTGERPFTCARCGKRFTRSSDMLTHQRVHTDRRPFACPRCAKRFKSGKELAQHQRVHTDERPFHCIRCGKSFMYSSNLLRHQRIHTSRGEDEGLGLAGQAC from the exons ATGGGCGCTGTTGGATCTTCCTGTGCTCTCCCTCCTGACATTAAAACAGAGTGGATGCAG GGTTTGTGGCAGCCCAGCATGGGTAGCCCGTGCCAGGAATCAAGGCAGGTGCTGGAGGGACGAAAGGAGGAggtggaagaggaggaggaagaggaggaggagctcgGTGCTGGCAAACTGTACATCTGCTCAGGATGTGGCCTGGCCTTTGGGGACCTGTCCCAACAGCGGAGCCACCGGTGCACGATCGCGGCTCACTTCCGTTACCTCTGCCAGgctgcttctgtaccttttctgcCCCcggcccctcttccccctccccctcctcctcctccccctctgtcCGCCTCCCGGCTCCCGGCACACACCAGCAAGCCCTACCCCCGCGGAACGCCTCCATTCCCCTTTCTCTGCCTGTCGGCTGGGGGATTCCCGCGTCCTGCCActcctcccactctccccaccacatcctcctcctcctcctcctcctcctcctcctctgccgTCCTGACACCCGCCGCTCCCTGCTCCCGGCCACCACTCCCCACCGGCAAGCTCTACCCATGTGGGGCCTGTGGCCGCATCTTTGGCCGCTCCTCCAACCTGGCCCGTCACCGCCGCAGTCACACTGGTGCCCAGCCTTACCAGTGCACCGACTGCGGCAAGCGGTTCAACTATCCGTCGGAGCTGGAGACGCACCAGCGCGTGCACACTGGCGAGCGGCCTTTCACCTGTGCCgtgtgtggcaagggcttcactcAGTCATCGAACCTCCTCACTCACCAGCGGGTGCATACAGGTGAGCGACCTTTCACCTGCGCCCTCTGTGGCAAAGGCTTCACCTGCTCCTCCAAGCTGCTCACCCACCACCGGGTCCACACGGACGAGCGCCCCTACCCCTGCCCCGACTGCCACAAGGGCTTCAAGAGCCCCAAGGAGCTGATGATGCACCAGCGCATCCACACTGGTGAGCGGCCCTTCACCTGCGCGCGCTGTGGCAAGCGCTTCACCCGCTCCTCCGACATGCTCACCCACCAGCGGGTGCACACTGACCGCCGGCCCTTTGCCTGTCCCCGCTGCGCCAAGCGCTTCAAAAGCGGAAAGGAGTTGGCCCAGCACCAACGGGTACACACTGATGAGCGGCCCTTCCACTGCATCCGCTGCGGCAAGAGCTTCATGTACTCCTCCAACCTGCTGAGGCACCAGCGTATCCACACCTCCAGGGGAGAGGACGAGGGACTGGGACTAGCTGGGCAGGCCTGCTGA
- the LOC138764770 gene encoding zinc finger protein 696-like isoform X2 produces the protein MGSPCQESRQVLEGRKEEVEEEEEEEEELGAGKLYICSGCGLAFGDLSQQRSHRCTIAAHFRYLCQAASVPFLPPAPLPPPPPPPPPLSASRLPAHTSKPYPRGTPPFPFLCLSAGGFPRPATPPTLPTTSSSSSSSSSSSAVLTPAAPCSRPPLPTGKLYPCGACGRIFGRSSNLARHRRSHTGAQPYQCTDCGKRFNYPSELETHQRVHTGERPFTCAVCGKGFTQSSNLLTHQRVHTGERPFTCALCGKGFTCSSKLLTHHRVHTDERPYPCPDCHKGFKSPKELMMHQRIHTGERPFTCARCGKRFTRSSDMLTHQRVHTDRRPFACPRCAKRFKSGKELAQHQRVHTDERPFHCIRCGKSFMYSSNLLRHQRIHTSRGEDEGLGLAGQAC, from the coding sequence ATGGGTAGCCCGTGCCAGGAATCAAGGCAGGTGCTGGAGGGACGAAAGGAGGAggtggaagaggaggaggaagaggaggaggagctcgGTGCTGGCAAACTGTACATCTGCTCAGGATGTGGCCTGGCCTTTGGGGACCTGTCCCAACAGCGGAGCCACCGGTGCACGATCGCGGCTCACTTCCGTTACCTCTGCCAGgctgcttctgtaccttttctgcCCCcggcccctcttccccctccccctcctcctcctccccctctgtcCGCCTCCCGGCTCCCGGCACACACCAGCAAGCCCTACCCCCGCGGAACGCCTCCATTCCCCTTTCTCTGCCTGTCGGCTGGGGGATTCCCGCGTCCTGCCActcctcccactctccccaccacatcctcctcctcctcctcctcctcctcctcctctgccgTCCTGACACCCGCCGCTCCCTGCTCCCGGCCACCACTCCCCACCGGCAAGCTCTACCCATGTGGGGCCTGTGGCCGCATCTTTGGCCGCTCCTCCAACCTGGCCCGTCACCGCCGCAGTCACACTGGTGCCCAGCCTTACCAGTGCACCGACTGCGGCAAGCGGTTCAACTATCCGTCGGAGCTGGAGACGCACCAGCGCGTGCACACTGGCGAGCGGCCTTTCACCTGTGCCgtgtgtggcaagggcttcactcAGTCATCGAACCTCCTCACTCACCAGCGGGTGCATACAGGTGAGCGACCTTTCACCTGCGCCCTCTGTGGCAAAGGCTTCACCTGCTCCTCCAAGCTGCTCACCCACCACCGGGTCCACACGGACGAGCGCCCCTACCCCTGCCCCGACTGCCACAAGGGCTTCAAGAGCCCCAAGGAGCTGATGATGCACCAGCGCATCCACACTGGTGAGCGGCCCTTCACCTGCGCGCGCTGTGGCAAGCGCTTCACCCGCTCCTCCGACATGCTCACCCACCAGCGGGTGCACACTGACCGCCGGCCCTTTGCCTGTCCCCGCTGCGCCAAGCGCTTCAAAAGCGGAAAGGAGTTGGCCCAGCACCAACGGGTACACACTGATGAGCGGCCCTTCCACTGCATCCGCTGCGGCAAGAGCTTCATGTACTCCTCCAACCTGCTGAGGCACCAGCGTATCCACACCTCCAGGGGAGAGGACGAGGGACTGGGACTAGCTGGGCAGGCCTGCTGA